The window TTGATAAGGAGTatcttttgtattttgattttgacagtgtttttttttttagagattcaTTTGCTATTTTAGATGTGTTATCTTAACAATCACCTTATGATTTAACTTTGGTTTTGATAACCCCATATTCTACTGAGTAAACCACCTTATTCCATTTTagtatttcttatattttaaaaatcaacactCCTATTTTGGTCAATGTTGGATTTagatattctttttaataagtGAAGGGAAAGTGTTACTCTTTTTAGGGTTCAAGGTCATAGCCCATATAGAGTCCATGTGCTTTAAGCTCTAAAAATAAGTAACCAGAAATATTTTGGGCTCAACTCTTTTTTAAAACTAAGAAAGGTTACTCATTTTTATGTCCAAAGTAAGGTTGACATGGAATCCATTTGCTTTGGATAATAAGAGTGAATAACccaaactttttttaatgatttttttagtaaaacaaaaatgaatttttatttttaattttttaaatagcatGTCAGCCCAATAGACTTTTTTAATATGGGTCTTGCAAACTAGATCCAAGGCATATAATACTTAGTATGATGATTTTTTAGGTGTTATAGACTTGAAAAACCGAGAGCATAACAAACTAGTAAGAACATTATTGCTTTAATGGATTTAGGAATCAAAACAATGTATTGAAATAGGATGCAAATGACCAAGAACaagagtattatttttttatttaaatatcaacgattacaaatttatacgtaagatgtattcctgatattaaaaggaaaatgcaaaaaatatattttgatattaaaaaggttAGGTTTTAATCTGATAAGATAAAAATCTCCTCACCAAgaaagacttttcttaaaccaataAACAGACCAatgattagaaaacacaacagcACCTTTgtttatatcagacaaataaacaatacagCTTATCTTAGATAAAGTGTACTAGGGGTGATACGTTCTTTCTATACACAACTAGTTCTCTTATCCAGACTCTGAAGATtaattagggttcttagtgaccaaactactaggtggcgactccatttttttttattaataagaaataagaattCTTTATTCTTTCCACCCATCACAACAAAGAATTCGGTTTGGGAGGACGATTGTCGCGACACAGCACACATATGACAAGTTCTTTACCTTTGAATTTTAAAGACTAATTAGAATTTCTAGTGACAATAATACTAAATAATGATTTCTTTTCATAAGTTTTAGATATTTTCATCCCTCACAAAACAAAAAGACATTTCTTTGCTAGGAAATAGAGTGGGTCATGGAGACGTCGAGTACAACAAGTGACATGTTATTTAGTAAAAAATCTAGATCTAGCATTATTCTACTATGTGTGTAGTGAATTACTAGCGATCTATGTTGAAGTGTACATTTTAGGAAAGTCCCTCCTACTCGTAAGTGTTTGTTTAAATTCGATGACTTGATTCCTATGAAAATATTGTCACAATTTACCTTGGATTTATAAAATTTAGTCAATTTATCTCtattgaaataaatttcattaaattgtatactaattaaaatttataaattacttaacaaataacaaatattaacttttttaaggaaaataaaatttttcaatagttctataaaataaaaagaaactagTATTTCTttatgataaatatattaaaaaattcaaagtaaataaagaatttcaaaaatactCGATTATTAGAATTCATCTTTATTTTAGGAAAACTTAAATTCTTGATAAAGTTTTGCACCATGTTTAACCattaaaatatctgaaaattttcaaaaaataaaaaaaattccaaacttaagaattttgaaatttttattcttacaaaGTTTTTAAATGCCGAAAgattaagtccgtcggtaaatttgtcAGTGAGTGTATAATACCGACCAAATATTTCTGTTTGTAAATTCATCGGTGACTGTGGCAGCTACTGTCAAATGCCGACGGATATATTCCGTTAGTAAAACCCtctgtgattatttttcaatatgttttaaaaaattatttagaatacataatataaaattatataaattaatggtaataaaaaccaattatgcaaataaaagttttattaaacataaaaaaaataaaattaaataatattcattacaaactgaatgtgtttaaaaaaatatattaaattaactattaaagttaaataatattcattacaaattaacataattgtggaattggaggaggaggaggaggaggctagtTGTTATACGACCAAAAAGGAGGAGGCACACATGTATCACCACTTTGtgatgccatgttcatgaccatttcGCGAAGTTGTTCATGATCTgctttttgttgtgcatactccgctttttgttggGCATGctccgctttgagttgtgcataCTCCGCTAATAGGTGGTCGTATTTTTGGTGAGCTGAgtcgtgtgttgctgcaaggccacaaactccttagattgggtgctcgatactgattgagagctcccaacggttgaaacactatgGATCGCCTGCAAGTTCttggccgtagtgttggagaacccataaacctgatttttatcgaGTTCACCAGACGATCCAatctccatccacaaatccagatcgaattccggatgggtcaaaggatcgtccccatatctctccttcaaccggCTATTACAGgtctcttgaaaataaaaaaagtaatcatcatattcaattcaataaaaatgaaatggttgaacaaacataccacgaagtgttgaACACGATTGTCAACGAACAGTTGCGCctccttttggcggtcttgactctgcacgtgcgtctccacaaacagctccatcgggctcggctcacgtccaaaagatttagcctataatgaaaaaaagattaattaacaacaaattaatttaacgatatgtttcatttaaattaatcttaccatccgtttcgcatgtgcagcaaacggaacggagccgCCGATGTGCATTGTCATCGatccatgaattggccgattccggttgccagcactGGACTGTGAGCATCGTGTGAACTACTCAGatgtcacgtgctcaagatagtggcatttcaagtaattatttttcaactcctTGTGAAATGCTGACGGACGTTTGTCCGTCGGTATGGACGTCGGTGatagtggcatttcaagtaattattttgattgctaaacTGTCCAtcgcacaaaacaataacaacagtgcttaaacaatacatacacttataaaataaatatttcatgttacaaaatatatcatccataatatatattacatgaaaattgtttttacaCAAGGCTTCATTTTGATAATTAGttcgaattttcttcttcttcatcatcaattgaatagtcatcacctttatcacaatcttcaatatggatatcatcatctttatcaacatttgcttgtccgctagagcttataacaacattcaactcctctgcgtcaacatcaacaagactatcatcgaaaacacgaaaatttgaattttcttccaaatcaatcgaaggagcaaacTCGATATGactcaaccaactcactaacttgaaagacttcatttTGCACAATTGTGCCtttgttctcatcctgaacaagctCGACACGACCTTtgggtttcatttttaaaatggacaaccaatccactcttgatcaaTCCTTTCTAAAaaaaggggtgtatgtgtaataaacttgttgacattgctttgtgaaaacaaagacatcgtttatgttgcggagtctagcttttgagttgatttcgaccagaccatagtgcggattaactctgattcctctgttagTCGTGTCATATcgatagcatttgaataaaaacactctattctgctcgctaTAATATTacagttcgatgacctcttctaatctaccatagtagtcaacttttaactcactactagtcgatcccttaacacaaacaccgttgttgtatgtctttcttctatgcctgtattcttcagtatggaaaacatatccattgaaaaatacccgttgtagcaattaacttttctttcagggcccaggtttagtgaagacaatgacttagcagCACTTCTtctcatttgataaaccttgtatataaTGTACATCAATGAACAGTAAACGAGAATCATGTAATGACATGTATacaataattttgcaagtgagaatgagtttgtgatagtgcttacatgtgttctgaaccatgtgataaattgttcatcttgtaattgaaagatatgggattcggtcagctgtgagttattggacaacaaatattgtcgatgttcCTTGCAAGTGGTAATGAGTGtattatattacaatatataatcaaCTGTATAttattgacaaagtttaattagtattacacatatatacacttactgaataaaaggtctcaactcatcacagttaaatagaacataactgtgtgcttgtttgaactctatttttgACAAACATCTTCCTCTTACGATATTTTTATGTGTGGGTCGTACAAGATTGGAGagtattgacaagttcccactagaagacacttcaccgccatcattatgctgtggaacgcgattgattctcgttctcagaggAGGTTCGGaatagtacaagataaatgttgagatctcctcaacaatataggcctcacatatcgaagcctcaacatgcgccttgtttttaacctttttcttgagattgaacaagtacctgcattgaattaatcaaatattttgaattaagaaaaacaaagaaaaaacttttatatatgaattacattgcaactgtaatatctaaccgtttgAATGAGTATATTCATctatactggaccggtcctccaacttgtGCCTCAAACGGTAGATGTATTgagagatgctccattgagtcaaaaaatgatggagggaatatcatctcaagtttgcatagtgtctcgacgatattcatttcaagcctCTTAATGTGATCACCATTCAACTTGATAgaacatatatctctaaagGAATGACTGATCTCCacgagtgcatcccatatcccctttggcaacaaatcacgaaaagctaatgggatgagtgtttgtataaacacgtggcagtcatgactcttcattccatacaatttgcattcctccatattaaccagccttgatatgttcgaggcatgtacATCCGGAAAATatagactcttaagccatttgtagactagtggttgtgcgtttttctctaacacaaagcttgctcttggttttgcgacccatgACTCATCACAAACTAACTCCATATTTTGACGGTTATAGAACAaagctacatccaatctagccttgatattgtcctttgtcttccccttcacatccatgacgatgttgaaaatgttctcaaacacgttcttttcaatgtgcatgacgtcaaggttatgggggagaagattggtctttcaataaggaagctcccaaaagatacttcgctttacccaattatgggtcaaatcAAAACCAGGGAACTTCTGCTTACCtaattggagaccaaacacaatgtcaccgtactttgatacaacatcatgcaattcttcagcAGAAAGACGCGAGGGTGCAACATCTTTTtcgcaacatctttttcaaatctgccaacaaagaaatcttttatgttctttctgtacctatgATTATATGGCAAGAAATAacagtgacagtaaaaaaaagaagctttacctatGTTttttagcgtgaatgccttgttgttttccatgcagtatggacatgctagtttcccatgcgtgctccaaccagaaaacattccataagctggaaaataattgatagtccacatcaaagccgccctcataagaaaattttgtttccttgatatatcataagtcaaagctccggaggaccacaactgcgccaactcatcaatcaacggttaaagacaaacatctatattccggaCTAGGatgctcggacctggtatgaccatagataaaaacatgaactccaacctcatacacatcctcggtggcaagttataaaccgtcagtatgatcgaccaacaagaataaggagcagcaaatgacccgaataggttgaatccatctgtacacaacccaagatgcatattccttgattcagctgaaaagtgaggatgcacactattaaagtgtttccacgcttcgccgtcagaaggatgcaccatcacttcATCAActgcatcatgtgattggtgaCATATCATGTGCTcaacagtccttggtgacatgaataacctctgcagtctagatgtgattgggaagtatctaagttttttatatgccactagagtttTTCccctaccagttctgggtttgtaatggGAATACCCGCAtatcatgcactcggtcatctcaacattttcaaggtagtataacatgcagaagttagggaacatgttaattttttggtatcctaaaccTAGGAGTTTCATTATGGATTTCGCagtatagaagttctctttcagcctgttcccttcaggtaaaatgcttctcatccattcaataatcttgtcatacccgacctcactcaacctgtgatctaacttgatggtgaacacctgtgctacgaccaataatttactgtggttcgtgcagccatctcataatggttcgtcagaatctttcaacaaatcaaaaaacctagctgcatctgcattaggttcttcttctacaattggacattgactgacattaccttgattcattctcattgcatccataactatattcctataaggattagtgttgtcatttgccacttcatgcacgttgctagcactagaagttgacccaatcaccctttcttccattctcctcttactaacaaatacttctctgTATGCATACCAACACTAGTAATTCTCTATAAAcactttgtgtagaagatgcattgtTACAACATCTgaatgcagatactttttattttgacattttctgcatggacacctaatatcgcctccagtaaaatttctgggaatagatgttgcgaaattaataaaaccctgaaccctgttacaataatccattcttcgcaatccttggggtgaatcttgaTACATCAATGAACAATCATCCAAGACTTCTATCgaatctctataaaattatgatgacaacatgtattaattaactatgttaggtaaataaatttgcaaaaatattggtttacctcgagattatccaacaaaccaattacaacttctcataaatattaaatattcattatcaattatcaacgtccatacaaattaatacatgatatatcaatttacaaaaattacaactccgcataaaaattaaaacggacccattaaacaagctattaattatttcaaaacaacacatgtaatttggtaattcaataaagtttcaacaatttacaaacaaatacaatcttacaaaatctaaaacaaaccataacaagtaaaaattatacattcatatactacaagtttgtttgaaaaataacgataaaacatgtacatctactaacaaaatacatttactaaaaaaacaataaaattcacatttaaatgttaaaatttaaaaagatacaattacttacaaaaactgataaaaatccgtcggtaaatcagaacatgGATGCTGTGACAAGAAAACTTCAAGATATATGACTTGTTGTGCTGAGAagagggagatttttttttttgggggggggggcgcTGGCTGTTTGCAGTTGGGGAGAGTtgagatgaggaagaagaaggagaaatagaggaGGAGAGGGTCGATTGAGAGgggatatattaacttttaccGACGGCTTCACCGACGGACCTATTCCGTCTGTTATTCCATCGGCTCGTCTGACGGCAAACAATGCACGTCACCGTACGAAGCTGCCGTTTTGAATCCCTTAGTGATTCCGTCGGCATTTTCATCGATGAATCGGTCACGTCACCGTACGAAGCTGATGTTTTGAATCCTTTAGTGATTTTGTCGGCATTTTTATTTGTGAATTGGTCACGTCACTGTACAGAGCTGACGTTTTGAATCCCTtagtgattccgtcggtaaaaaatACCCGCAATAACCTCCACGTCAGTGAAccaccctctttttttttaaattctcaacattccgtccgtaattctgtcggtatatactgacAGAATTTGGCCGTCGGTATCTACCGATAAAATTACCGATGGAGTAAATTTGGTCGGTAATGGCGACCTCTAATTATCGACAGAATTATTCCGTCGATAATTCCGTTGGTATtaagcgaatttctggtagtgaaaactttaaatttttttctaacaaatttattgttttattgcttaaattatttatttttccaaattaaCGACttcaaaatttgtttatttcttaaaacttcgaaaaataattattcctaAAACAGTTCCAATActtgttactttttttaaaaaaaaattaaaattaatgttgtttttttatctcttaattaaAACTTCCAAAATCTTAATTGATATACTTGATCTTACAATTTAATGCAATTTAGTTCAATAAGATTGAATTgactaaattttcaaatatagaATAAATTTTGATCCAATTTTTATGAGAAGAGCTTGttttccaaattgattttgttttttttttgaattaggatcacacaaaacaaaaatcaagattcgtgttctaaaattacaaacaaaataacTACACAACATTATATGTTTTTGCGCTTTATTATAGTATTTTTCAAAACCTTAGTTAATTACTTTGGAGTCTTTGAGTAATTATATGGTGTCCATGTGTGAGAGATGtagagtttatttttcaaattattagcacaatgataaaaattatttcccaAACTAATAGTAGAGGTAAAAAAAGGTTTTCCAAACTAGCAAAATATAAGTCACTCACATGTGTTGTGATgaccaatttattttctttctctcattcatttacttaattttattttcattatcatgattgtttcatcaattaaacttactttttatttaagttgagaaaaaaataattattatttatcattttcattcaaaaacaaaaattatttttaattaactttttttatttataaaaacaacaaatgaaatgatcatcataataaaattaaagctaactaaatataaattttaaaggaaagtattataaattatcggtctcaataaaagaaaaaccaatcaTCACCTGCTTGTCTTCACAAGGATAATATGTATCcataatttttcaattgtttttggtattttatttttatttttgtcacaaaatatatgtttgaatAAATTCCATTGGTCAATCACAGTTGTTCATTGTTAtatgctctctttttttattacaaaaatgaGATTCGAACTTGAAATATTGTAGAAATAGGAGCAAACTAATTTTGGTACAACTCATTAACATatcttaaaacatatataatgaggttaatgaaatatattaaagcGAGTCGTGTCGCATGCTTTATCTTtggtaatggaattataaaagGTCAGCAGCCATGAACTTTATGCTTGTTTTTTAGAAGAGAGAGTAGCCATTTTCTTTGTCTTAAACTATTGAGGCAAAAAGAGACATAAAAAGATTAATGGAAAGTTATTTTATGCTCACAAGCGAACTCTTGAGAGCTAGAATTATTTTATGCCCATAAGCATCCTcaagaaaaaattgagaaagaaCCAGCCCCATTCGCATTAGAGCTGGCAAAATGGAATATTAGTTGCATGGCCAGTATGAGCTTggaaagatgatgaagatgcTGCACCTCCATTTCTTCTGagctcattaatttttttgtgcaaTTTCTTATGAAACTCTTCTAGCATCACATTCATTTGCTTAAGCTCTTGCAGGCTACGCTCATCAATGGGAGCTTCCCACCAACCTTGGCTTGATTTCTCACTTGTCCCTTCCTTTAGCACCTTTCCTCGGTCTCTCTCAGCTTCCATCTCACTAAGTAGTTCATTGTGATGCTGGTTTAGCTCGTTAATTCTCACCTTTCTGTGAGCCTCAACAAGAGGGTGGGTGTTATCATTTGGTGCTATGTTCTGTCCAAGAAAGCGATTTGCAACAGATTCTATAGATGGATGGCCAAAGGAGAAAGCCTTGCCGGCTGGTGAGAACACTAGCACAGCAACCTCAGCACCACATAGAGTCACCAACTCGCTTGCCTTTTTGTAGATCCCAGATCGACGTTTCGAGAATGTGATGAGCCTGTCATCTTCGTTTTCTATCCTTTTTATTGCGATCTTTTGCCTGCCTCTGGTTTGCTTGCCTTCcattaataagaagaagaaacaaaacccttggaaaaaataaaaagagatatgATATTATGATGGTTTTCTTATTGTTAGTATTTGTAAATTTGAGGAGCATttataggagaaaaaaaatctccattGATCAAAAAAACCTTTCTAAGTTGgctttttttccataaaattatttttggattgcATCTTAAATCTTTGTTTCATCAGaaaggaata of the Populus nigra chromosome 7, ddPopNigr1.1, whole genome shotgun sequence genome contains:
- the LOC133700040 gene encoding agamous-like MADS-box protein AGL62 codes for the protein MEGKQTRGRQKIAIKRIENEDDRLITFSKRRSGIYKKASELVTLCGAEVAVLVFSPAGKAFSFGHPSIESVANRFLGQNIAPNDNTHPLVEAHRKVRINELNQHHNELLSEMEAERDRGKVLKEGTSEKSSQGWWEAPIDERSLQELKQMNVMLEEFHKKLHKKINELRRNGGAASSSSFQAHTGHATNIPFCQL